The DNA region TAAAAAAACGATTTACATATTTCTGCCAAAACAAACTAAATATGTTGAATTTGCCATGAATTAAAGGTAAAATTCCACGTCAAAAGGACCCATAACAAAATCCATGAAACAAAAAAACCATACAGAATCAGAAATTCCAGAGCACGAGCAAACCTTTTTAGAGAAGATTAAGCACAGATTAATCGGTGCACCTCGCGATATCAATGAACCTTCAATCTTCCACAAATTATCCCTCATTCCCTTACTTGCATGGATTGGCCTTGGAGCAGATGGTCTTTCATCCTCCTCATATGGTCCTGAAGAAGCATTCAAAGCGCTCGGTTCTCATACATATATTGCTCTCTTTTTGGGGTTGGCTACTGCACTAACAGTCTTCATCATCTCCTACGCTTACTCCCGCATTATTGAGCACTTCCCGCATGGTGGTGGTGGTTATATAGTAGCAACCCATACCATTAATGAAAATGTAGGTGTTGTCTCTGGTTGTGCACTTCTGGTTGATTATATGCTGACTATCACCGTATCACTTGTCTCCTGCGGAGATGCAATTATTCTTTGTAGTTTTTTTAATTATTTTTCTTGTTACTATGAATCTTAGAGGTGTAAAGGAATCTGTTACAATCCTTGCCCCAATTTTTATTATTTTTGTCATTACCCATGTGTTATTGATTGGTTATGGAATCTTAAGTCATGTACCACAAATTAAACCTCTCTACGGTGAACTAAAAGGAAGTTTTAGACAAGACTTATCAGTTTTAGGGATGGTAGGCATATTTTCAATTTTTTTACGTGCCTTTTCCTTAGGTGGTGGTACATATACCGGTCTTGAAGCAGTATCTAATGGTATGCAGATTATGCGTGAACCAAAGGTTCATACAGGTAAACGTACTATGGCATATATGGCAACATCCCTTGCCCTTACAGCTGGCGGCCTGTTCTTCTGTTATTTCATGTTTAGAATACAACCGGTCGAAGGGAGAACACTCAATGCTATTCTTGCCGATAGTATGTTTGGTAACTGGCCGCTGGGCTACTGGCTGGCGTTAATCACAATCCTTTCTGAAGGTGCCCTCCTCATAGTAGGTGCCCAGGCAGGGTTCATAGATGGTCCAAGGGTAATGGCCAACATGGCTGTAGACTCATGGTTTCCCCGTCGCTTTGCAGCACTCTCTGAAAGGTTTTCCATGCAGAATGGGGTTCTTGTAATGGGCGTAGCTGCCCTTGTATTACTTA from Pseudomonadota bacterium includes:
- a CDS encoding amino acid transporter, producing MNLRGVKESVTILAPIFIIFVITHVLLIGYGILSHVPQIKPLYGELKGSFRQDLSVLGMVGIFSIFLRAFSLGGGTYTGLEAVSNGMQIMREPKVHTGKRTMAYMATSLALTAGGLFFCYFMFRIQPVEGRTLNAILADSMFGNWPLGYWLALITILSEGALLIVGAQAGFIDGPRVMANMAVDSWFPRRFAALSERFSMQNGVLVMGVAALVLL